A part of Notolabrus celidotus isolate fNotCel1 chromosome 21, fNotCel1.pri, whole genome shotgun sequence genomic DNA contains:
- the LOC117804701 gene encoding cytochrome P450 2J2-like isoform X3, translated as MKHLPGPHQTVHANYREIMAFVKQEVDKHREEWNPEDPRDFIDVYLTEMKKKKEDPQAGFNIETLMVCILDLFEAGTESAATTLRWALVYMMHYPEIQEKVQSEIDRVIGESRQPTLADRPNMPFTDAVIHETQRFGNIVPMGFPKMASKDSTLGGYFIPKGTAVTTILASVLFDKNEWETPDVFNPGHFLDSEGRFCRKEAFLPFSAGKRVCLGEQLAKMELFLFFTSLLQRFTFSPHPGEMPSLEGVQGFTNTPAQFRMLAVPR; from the exons ATGAAGCACCTGCCAGGACCTCACCAGACTGTACACGCAAACTATAGGGAGATCATGGCCTTCGTGAAACAGGAGGTAGATAAGCACAGAGAGGAGTGGAACCCTGAGGACCCTCGAGATTTTATTGATGTCTACTTGACAGAGATGAAGAAG AAAAAGGAGGATCCTCAGGCTGGATTCAACATAGAGACCTTGATGGTTTGCATTCTAGACCTGTTTGAGGCTGGTACAGAATCAGCTGCAACCACTTTACGCTGGGCCCTTGTGTACATGATGCACTACCCAGAGATACAGG AGAAAGTCCAGTCAGAAATCGACCGAGTGATCGGGGAGTCTCGTCAGCCCACCCTTGCCGACAGACCCAACATGCCTTTCACTGATGCTGTCATCCATGAGACTCAAAGGTTTGGAAATATTGTTCCCATGGGATTCCCCAAAATGGCCAGTAAAGATTCGACACTGGGAGGATACTTCATACCAAAG GGAACAGCAGTCACTACTATCCTGGCATCTGTGCTGTTTGATAAGAATGAGTGGGAGACTCCAGATGTCTTCAATCCTGGACACTTCTTGGATTCAGAAGGACGGTTTTGTAGAAAAGAGGCTTTCTTACCATTTTCAGCAG GTAAACGTGTGTGTTTAGGGGAGCAACTTGCAAAGATGGAGCTGTTCCTTTTCTTTACATCACTCCTCCAACGCTTCACCTTCTCTCCTCATCCTGGAGAAATGCCAAGTTTGGAGGGTGTGCAGGGATTCACCAATACCCCAGCCCAGTTTAGGATGCTCGCTGTGCCTCGCTGA
- the LOC117804701 gene encoding cytochrome P450 2J2-like isoform X2, producing MIFQAIFEYMDFSSWLLFSFVVLFLADIVRNWRSHSFPPGPLSVPFLGNIFTGVDYKAMEKLSQQYGPVFSVRRGSERMVFISGYKMVKEALVNQLDSFVDRPIVPLFHVVFKGIGIALSNGYLWKKQRKFANIHLRYFGEGQNSLENYIHVENNLLCEAFKDEQGRPFNPQFFITHAVSNIISSVVFGHRFEYSDQSFQRVLKLDSDAILLAGSARTQLYDAFPGLMKHLPGPHQTVHANYREIMAFVKQEVDKHREEWNPEDPRDFIDVYLTEMKKKKEDPQAGFNIETLMVCILDLFEAGTESAATTLRWALVYMMHYPEIQEKVQSEIDRVIGESRQPTLADRPNMPFTDAVIHETQSVFTADSHGGK from the exons ATGATTTTCCAAGCAATTTTTGAGTATATGGACTTTTCTAGTTGGCTGTTGTTCAgttttgttgtgttatttttggctGATATTGTCAGAAACTGGAGGTCACATAGTTTTCCCCCAGGGCCTTTGTCGGTGCCCTTTCTAGGAAATATTTTCACTGGAGTAGACTACAAAGCCATGGAGAAG CTTTCACAACAGTATGGACCAGTGTTCAGTGTGAGGAGAGGCAGTGAGAGGATGGTGTTTATTTCTGGATACAAGATGGTCAAAGAGGCACTTGTTAACCAGCTGGACAGCTTTGTTGACCGTCCCATCGTCCCTCtcttccatgttgtctttaaagGCATTG GAATAGCTTTGAGCAATGGTTACCTGTGGAAGAAGCAGAGGAAGTTTGCCAATATCCACCTGCGTTACTTTGGAGAGGGACAGAATTCGCTGGAAAACTATATTCACGTGGAAAACAACTTACTCTGTGAAGCTTTTAAGGATGAACAAG GAAGACCATTTAACCCTCAATTCTTCATAACCCATGCCGTGAGTAACATAATCTCCTCTGTGGTCTTTGGGCATCGTTTTGAATACAGCGATCAGAGCTTTCAAAGAGTGCTTAAGTTGGACAGTGACGCCATTCTGCTCGCTGGCTCTGCTCGGACTCAG CTGTATGATGCCTTCCCTGGACTGATGAAGCACCTGCCAGGACCTCACCAGACTGTACACGCAAACTATAGGGAGATCATGGCCTTCGTGAAACAGGAGGTAGATAAGCACAGAGAGGAGTGGAACCCTGAGGACCCTCGAGATTTTATTGATGTCTACTTGACAGAGATGAAGAAG AAAAAGGAGGATCCTCAGGCTGGATTCAACATAGAGACCTTGATGGTTTGCATTCTAGACCTGTTTGAGGCTGGTACAGAATCAGCTGCAACCACTTTACGCTGGGCCCTTGTGTACATGATGCACTACCCAGAGATACAGG AGAAAGTCCAGTCAGAAATCGACCGAGTGATCGGGGAGTCTCGTCAGCCCACCCTTGCCGACAGACCCAACATGCCTTTCACTGATGCTGTCATCCATGAGACTCAAAG TGTCTTCACTGCAGACTCACACGGGGGGAAGTGA
- the LOC117804701 gene encoding cytochrome P450 2J2-like isoform X1: protein MIFQAIFEYMDFSSWLLFSFVVLFLADIVRNWRSHSFPPGPLSVPFLGNIFTGVDYKAMEKLSQQYGPVFSVRRGSERMVFISGYKMVKEALVNQLDSFVDRPIVPLFHVVFKGIGIALSNGYLWKKQRKFANIHLRYFGEGQNSLENYIHVENNLLCEAFKDEQGRPFNPQFFITHAVSNIISSVVFGHRFEYSDQSFQRVLKLDSDAILLAGSARTQLYDAFPGLMKHLPGPHQTVHANYREIMAFVKQEVDKHREEWNPEDPRDFIDVYLTEMKKKKEDPQAGFNIETLMVCILDLFEAGTESAATTLRWALVYMMHYPEIQEKVQSEIDRVIGESRQPTLADRPNMPFTDAVIHETQRFGNIVPMGFPKMASKDSTLGGYFIPKGTAVTTILASVLFDKNEWETPDVFNPGHFLDSEGRFCRKEAFLPFSAGKRVCLGEQLAKMELFLFFTSLLQRFTFSPHPGEMPSLEGVQGFTNTPAQFRMLAVPR, encoded by the exons ATGATTTTCCAAGCAATTTTTGAGTATATGGACTTTTCTAGTTGGCTGTTGTTCAgttttgttgtgttatttttggctGATATTGTCAGAAACTGGAGGTCACATAGTTTTCCCCCAGGGCCTTTGTCGGTGCCCTTTCTAGGAAATATTTTCACTGGAGTAGACTACAAAGCCATGGAGAAG CTTTCACAACAGTATGGACCAGTGTTCAGTGTGAGGAGAGGCAGTGAGAGGATGGTGTTTATTTCTGGATACAAGATGGTCAAAGAGGCACTTGTTAACCAGCTGGACAGCTTTGTTGACCGTCCCATCGTCCCTCtcttccatgttgtctttaaagGCATTG GAATAGCTTTGAGCAATGGTTACCTGTGGAAGAAGCAGAGGAAGTTTGCCAATATCCACCTGCGTTACTTTGGAGAGGGACAGAATTCGCTGGAAAACTATATTCACGTGGAAAACAACTTACTCTGTGAAGCTTTTAAGGATGAACAAG GAAGACCATTTAACCCTCAATTCTTCATAACCCATGCCGTGAGTAACATAATCTCCTCTGTGGTCTTTGGGCATCGTTTTGAATACAGCGATCAGAGCTTTCAAAGAGTGCTTAAGTTGGACAGTGACGCCATTCTGCTCGCTGGCTCTGCTCGGACTCAG CTGTATGATGCCTTCCCTGGACTGATGAAGCACCTGCCAGGACCTCACCAGACTGTACACGCAAACTATAGGGAGATCATGGCCTTCGTGAAACAGGAGGTAGATAAGCACAGAGAGGAGTGGAACCCTGAGGACCCTCGAGATTTTATTGATGTCTACTTGACAGAGATGAAGAAG AAAAAGGAGGATCCTCAGGCTGGATTCAACATAGAGACCTTGATGGTTTGCATTCTAGACCTGTTTGAGGCTGGTACAGAATCAGCTGCAACCACTTTACGCTGGGCCCTTGTGTACATGATGCACTACCCAGAGATACAGG AGAAAGTCCAGTCAGAAATCGACCGAGTGATCGGGGAGTCTCGTCAGCCCACCCTTGCCGACAGACCCAACATGCCTTTCACTGATGCTGTCATCCATGAGACTCAAAGGTTTGGAAATATTGTTCCCATGGGATTCCCCAAAATGGCCAGTAAAGATTCGACACTGGGAGGATACTTCATACCAAAG GGAACAGCAGTCACTACTATCCTGGCATCTGTGCTGTTTGATAAGAATGAGTGGGAGACTCCAGATGTCTTCAATCCTGGACACTTCTTGGATTCAGAAGGACGGTTTTGTAGAAAAGAGGCTTTCTTACCATTTTCAGCAG GTAAACGTGTGTGTTTAGGGGAGCAACTTGCAAAGATGGAGCTGTTCCTTTTCTTTACATCACTCCTCCAACGCTTCACCTTCTCTCCTCATCCTGGAGAAATGCCAAGTTTGGAGGGTGTGCAGGGATTCACCAATACCCCAGCCCAGTTTAGGATGCTCGCTGTGCCTCGCTGA